In Lacinutrix sp. Bg11-31, the DNA window AGTAATAACTCATGAGTTTGGTCATATTCTAGGCTTAACTAATTTAGGAGCAGCTTTACAATCTGCGCATGAAGATGCAGAGCATGAGAAACATTGTAATGTCGATAGTTGTTTAATGTATTGGGCTTCAGAAACGGGTTCTGGGCTAGATAATTTGGTAGGACAAAGTCAAGCACCACAATTGGATGCGCAATGTATTGCAGACTTACAAGCTAATGGAGGGAAATAAAAATTAAAAGAATGAGTAAACAATAAAAATGAATATAAAAATGAAGAAACAAATAATTGTATTAGCAGTGTTACTAATAGCATCAATAGGTATTAATGCACAAGAAAGCACATCTGAAACGGATTCTAGCTTTGGTATTAAAGGTGGTTATAATTTAGCTTCGGTTAAATTTGATAGCGATTCGGAAACTGGCCAAAGACATGGATTTAATGTTGGGTTTTATGGAGAGTCTTTTATAAATGAAGCAATAGCGTTACAAATTGAGCTACAATATTCGCAACAAGGTTACGAGATAATTAATGAGAACTCAACCTTTACTCAAAAAGTGAATTATATAAATATGCCTTTATCATTTAATATTTATCCTACTCAAAATTTCTTTTTCGAAGTTGGAGCACAAGTAGGTTTGGCTATTTCTCATAAAGAGGAGTTTGATAGCAGTTTTAATTTATTTGATGCTTCTCAAGAGCTTGATCCTAATAAGTTTGATTATGGAGCAAATGTTGGAGCTGGTTTTAAAACAGATTCTGGAGTTAGACTATCTGCACGATATCATTTTGGTTTAGGAGATATTTACGACGAAGATAAACCTAGAAATAGAGTATTGCAAATTAGCTTAGGTTTCGATTTGTAATAAGCATAAA includes these proteins:
- a CDS encoding porin family protein translates to MKKQIIVLAVLLIASIGINAQESTSETDSSFGIKGGYNLASVKFDSDSETGQRHGFNVGFYGESFINEAIALQIELQYSQQGYEIINENSTFTQKVNYINMPLSFNIYPTQNFFFEVGAQVGLAISHKEEFDSSFNLFDASQELDPNKFDYGANVGAGFKTDSGVRLSARYHFGLGDIYDEDKPRNRVLQISLGFDL